The following DNA comes from Occultella kanbiaonis.
GTACCTCCAGTTCCACGAGACGCTGACCGCTCCGGGAGAGGTCCTGCCCGAGTCCGACCATCCGAGACGGCGACCCCTCCGAGGAGCCCCCGGGCGCATCGACTGGTGGGCGACAGCCGTCCAGCTCGTGGGGACCGTGCTGTTCAACGTCAGTACGTTCGCGGCGACGCAGGTCGATCTGGGCGTGGTTCAGGAGCGACGCCTGATCTGGGGTCCTGACCTGGCCGGTTCGGCGTGCTTCCTGATCGCCGGCTGGCTGGCCTACTCGGAGGTGAACCGGGGGATCGTGCCTCGTCCGGACCGATCCGTCGGCTGGCGGATCGCCGCGCTCAACCTGGTCGGATCCGTTGCCTTCGGAGCGGCCGCCATCGCGGCCCGCTATCTGCGAACCACCGATGAGCCGGCGAACATCGCCCTGGTGAACCTGGGAACGTTCGTCGGGGCGATCTGCTTCCTCGTGGGCGCCGTGTTGCTCCCGGTGGAGTCCGCGAAGGACGATGCGGGGCACGATGAGGAACTCAGGTCCGGTGGGCCCGGGTCAACGGCCCCGTGATGGTGCGGTGCCACCGGTCGTGCGGTGCTATCGGCCCGTCAGTGCCAGTCCGGGTGCCGTACGTCGAGATCCGTCCGGGCCGCATCGCGCGGGCTGCGAGGGCGCGGTCCAGGTCGCAGCAACGCGTGCCGGGCAGCGCTGCCCGTTCCACATCCGACGCGCCCGATCTAGTCTCGGAGCCGTGATGACGAGGAACGAATATGTGCAGCGCGCGCAGTTGCAGGACGACTGGTCTCCCGGCTGGGAGGCGATCGACGCGGCGTTCGGCGCGATCTACCCGGGCGTCGAGCCACCGCACCTGGCCACGTCGATGCCGGCTCGTGCGATGTTCGGCGGCAACGAGTATCTCGACGGCGCCAGCCTGTTCCCCTCCCCGAAGGGCTACCAGCACGTCGTCACCTACGGCATGAGCTCGCTGTACGCCGACGCAGAGGACTACGGCGGCGAACGCAGTGGCTGGGGCTACGAGATGACCATGAAGGTCGTCGCGCCGGGCAAGTCGGAGGCCGGCTGGGCGGTCTCCGTGATGAGCAACCTGGCTCGCTACACGTCTACCTCCGGCCGGTGGTTCGAGCCGTACCAGGCGGTCGCCGGCAATGGCACGCCGATCAGTATCGGCTCCGGCAGTGCGCTCACCTCGCTCCTGGTGGTGCCGGACACGGAGGTTGCGGGCGTGGACACCGTGCACGGCAGGCTCGACTTCCTCCAGCTCGTGGGCATCACGCAGCTGGAGTCCGACTGGGTCTTCGCCGACCCCTCGCTCACGCTCAGCCGGATCCGGGAGCTCGCCGACCGCCTGGCCGAGGCCACCGGACCGGACCTCGTCACCGATCTCGAGCGGACGCTGTCCCTCGTCTGACCGACCTGCGCCGAGTGCGCGGAAACCCCCGGGCGCTCGTGAGTTGACCGAGGGCTTCCGCGCGGTCGGCGACGAGAACGCTCACGGCGTCGCGGCGACCTCCGCGGCGAGCGACGTCACGAACGCCGCTACGTCCTCGTACCGGCCCGGTACGTCGTCCGCGCCGGCGTCGTACCACCAGGCCGACGCCCACTCGATCAGCCCGGCCGACTCCGGGTGCCGGGCCGCCGCCCAGACCCCGGCCCGGCGCTTCGAGACCTGGCTGCCCTCGACGACCAGGTGCAGCGCACGGCACAGGGTGAGCACCGCATAGGCCTGTGCGCCGGTCCGTCCGTGCGCGTCCTCGACCCACTCCGGCCAGCTCGCCGCATGCTCACGCACCACCGCGCGAATCGCCGCCCGGTCGACCGGCGGCAGCACCGCCGTCGGGCTCTGGCCGCGCAGCGCTCGTCCGTCCGCGCGCGCCGATGCGACGTTCAGCAGGTAGTGCCGGCTCGCCTCGAACAGGTGCAGCGGCTCGCCCGGGCTGATCCGGATCATCGGGCCCGGGCGGTCCGGGAGCGCCGCCAGGGTCGCGGCCGGGAAGTAGTCGACCTCGATCCGGTCCGCCCAGACGGAATGGTCGACGGCGAAGCGTGCGTGCAGCGGTCGCAGCAGTTCCAGCGTGGCCGGGGTCGGCACCTCGCGCAGCACGGCGAGCAGGTCCAGGTCGCTGCGAGCCGGCTCGAAGTCGCCGGCGACGTAGGAGTCGTGCACGTACAGGGCGAGGAGGTTCTCGCCGAGGGTGGCGGCGATGCCGTCGGCGAGCGCGTCGAGCATCCGTCCGGGCGATGCTGGCGCGTCGGGCACTGTGGTCATGGTCCAACCGTACGGCCCGATGCCAGCCGACGTGAGGTACAGTGAACGAAAGTTCACTCAAACCTGGAGCGAGCACATGCCCCGCACGGACGAACAGAACGTGGCCATCCGGGCCGGCACCCGGGACACGATCCGGACCGCCGCCGTCCGCGAGTTCGCCGCACGCGGCTTCGCGGCCGCGAGCATCCGCGGCATCGCGGCCGAGGCGGGCCTGAGCACGGGGTCGATCTACCGCCACTACGCCACGAAGGAGGACCTCTTCGACGAGCTCCTCACCCAGGCTGCCACCGGACTCGGCGCCGTCGCGGAGCAGCTCGCCGGCCCGGGTCGGCCGCTCGACCTGATCCGCGCGTTCACGGCCACGTATCTGGCGGACCTGCAGGGGGACCGGGGCGAGGCCGAGTTCTACATGGTCGTCAACCAGGGCTTCACCAGCGACACCCCGCCTGGGACCACGGCACGCCTCGCCGCGGCGCACACCGCGCTCTGGCGCGCGTTCGCCGACCTCGTCCGGCGTGGCCAGGAGGAGCAGCAGTTCGGCCGCGGCGACGCCGAGCAGCTGACGGTTGCCTTCTTCGCGATGCTCGCCGGGCTGACCACGCTGCGCCTCGCGCTCGGCGACGACCTGACGAT
Coding sequences within:
- a CDS encoding suppressor of fused domain protein, which translates into the protein MTRNEYVQRAQLQDDWSPGWEAIDAAFGAIYPGVEPPHLATSMPARAMFGGNEYLDGASLFPSPKGYQHVVTYGMSSLYADAEDYGGERSGWGYEMTMKVVAPGKSEAGWAVSVMSNLARYTSTSGRWFEPYQAVAGNGTPISIGSGSALTSLLVVPDTEVAGVDTVHGRLDFLQLVGITQLESDWVFADPSLTLSRIRELADRLAEATGPDLVTDLERTLSLV
- a CDS encoding aminoglycoside adenylyltransferase domain-containing protein, giving the protein MTTVPDAPASPGRMLDALADGIAATLGENLLALYVHDSYVAGDFEPARSDLDLLAVLREVPTPATLELLRPLHARFAVDHSVWADRIEVDYFPAATLAALPDRPGPMIRISPGEPLHLFEASRHYLLNVASARADGRALRGQSPTAVLPPVDRAAIRAVVREHAASWPEWVEDAHGRTGAQAYAVLTLCRALHLVVEGSQVSKRRAGVWAAARHPESAGLIEWASAWWYDAGADDVPGRYEDVAAFVTSLAAEVAATP
- a CDS encoding TetR/AcrR family transcriptional regulator, with protein sequence MPRTDEQNVAIRAGTRDTIRTAAVREFAARGFAAASIRGIAAEAGLSTGSIYRHYATKEDLFDELLTQAATGLGAVAEQLAGPGRPLDLIRAFTATYLADLQGDRGEAEFYMVVNQGFTSDTPPGTTARLAAAHTALWRAFADLVRRGQEEQQFGRGDAEQLTVAFFAMLAGLTTLRLALGDDLTMPELDLVLRHLTGSDR